In Parageobacillus sp. KH3-4, the genomic window AAAAGAAGCGGTGAGCGCCGGACTGCTTACTTATCCTCCGTTAATGGCTGCAGATATTCTTTTATATAAAACCGATATTGTGCCTGTCGGTGAAGACCAAAAACAACATATCGAACTGACGCGCGATTTAGCAGAACGATTTAACAAGCGGTACGGGGAAATTTTTACGATTCCGGAACCGCGCATTCCAAAAATCGGCGCGCGCATTATGTCGCTGACGGATCCGACGAAAAAAATGAGCAAATCGGATCCAAACAAAAAGTCGTTTATTACGCTCCTTGATGACGCCAAAACGGTGGAAAAGAAAATCAAAAGTGCCGTAACGGATTCGGAAGGGGTCATCCGATATGACAAAGAAAATAAACCAGGAATCTCCAATCTTCTTAACATTTATTCAATTTTAGCTAATAAAACGATTGAAGAACTCGAACAAGAATATGCTGGAAAAGGGTACGGCGTATTTAAAGCCGATCTTGCCCAAGTGATTATTGATACCCTTGCCCCGATTCAAGAGAAATATTACAATTTATTGGAAAGCAGCACGCTCGACGAAGTGCTTGACAAAGGTGCAGAAAAAGCAAATAAAGTGGCAACGGAAATGCTCGAAAAAATGGAACAAGCGATGGGACTTGGAAGAAGACGCTAAAAAAAGCAAGCCGCTTTTCGGCTTGCTTTTTTTATTCCATACGCGGATTCTACCGTTAATT contains:
- the trpS gene encoding tryptophan--tRNA ligase, translated to MKTSFSGIQPSGVITLGNYIGAMRQFVELQDEYNCYFCIVDQHAITVPQDPQELQKNIRSLAALYLAVGIDPNKATLFIQSEVPAHAQAGWMLQCISYIGELERMTQFKDKSAGKEAVSAGLLTYPPLMAADILLYKTDIVPVGEDQKQHIELTRDLAERFNKRYGEIFTIPEPRIPKIGARIMSLTDPTKKMSKSDPNKKSFITLLDDAKTVEKKIKSAVTDSEGVIRYDKENKPGISNLLNIYSILANKTIEELEQEYAGKGYGVFKADLAQVIIDTLAPIQEKYYNLLESSTLDEVLDKGAEKANKVATEMLEKMEQAMGLGRRR